Genomic DNA from Fusobacterium varium:
GAATTGATGAGAGAGTAGTGGAAAGTAGAGTTGATTTAGAAGTGTCTATTGGGGATTTTGTTTTAACTGGTGGGGAGTTACCTGCTATGGTGATGACAGATTGTATTGCTAGACTTGTTCCTGGAGCTATTAAGCAGGAATCTTATGAAAATGACTCTTTTTTTAATGGACTTTTAGATTATCCAAACTACACAAGACCTGAAGAGTATGAGGGAATGAAAGTGCCAGAGGTTTTATTGTCTGGACACCATAAAAATATAGAGATTTGGAGAAAAAAAGAGAGCTTAAAGAGAACTTATCTAAGGAGACCAGATCTTTTAAAGGGAAGAGAGTTTGATAAGTTAGAGAAAAAACTTTTAAACGAGATAAAAGAGGAGTTAAAAAAGGAGAGTAAATAATGATCTATAAACTTGGAGAATATATTCCAAAAATTGGAAAGAATAATTATATTGCTGAAAGTGCAAGTGTAATTGGAAAAGTTGAAACAGGAGAGAATGTATCAATTTGGTTTTCTGCTGTTTTAAGAGGAGATATGAGCTTAATTAAAATTGGTAATGGCTCAAATGTTCAAGATAATTCAACTTTACATGGAGATACAGATTTTCCTACAACAATAGGAGAGAGAGTTACTATTGGGCATAACTGTGTTGTGCATGGTTGTACAGTAGGAGATAACTCAATAATTGGAATGGGAAGTATTATTTTAAACGGAAGTGTTATCCCTAAAAACTGTATAGTATCTGCTGGTTCTGTGGTAAATAGTAAATTGAAAGCAGAGGAAGGGGATCTTATAGCAGGTTCTCCAGCTAGAGTTATAAAGAAACTTTCTGAAAAACATTGGGAATATTTAGAATATGCAAGTGGAGTTTATCTTGCAAAGAT
This window encodes:
- the trmD gene encoding tRNA (guanosine(37)-N1)-methyltransferase TrmD, coding for MKINILTLFPEMFRGFTGESIIKRALEKNLLEINVINIRDFCYDKYKQADDKVFGGGAGMLMKPEPLIRALNTLGGKVIYTSPQGVRFDQKLAIELSQEEEITIIAGHYEGIDERVVESRVDLEVSIGDFVLTGGELPAMVMTDCIARLVPGAIKQESYENDSFFNGLLDYPNYTRPEEYEGMKVPEVLLSGHHKNIEIWRKKESLKRTYLRRPDLLKGREFDKLEKKLLNEIKEELKKESK
- a CDS encoding gamma carbonic anhydrase family protein → MIYKLGEYIPKIGKNNYIAESASVIGKVETGENVSIWFSAVLRGDMSLIKIGNGSNVQDNSTLHGDTDFPTTIGERVTIGHNCVVHGCTVGDNSIIGMGSIILNGSVIPKNCIVSAGSVVNSKLKAEEGDLIAGSPARVIKKLSEKHWEYLEYASGVYLAKIDRFKNQLEEIKLEEK